ATctattattttcagaaaaaaatatgtattgtTTCAAttgaaatcattaaaaaaaatcatttttcccTGATATTATCTCATGCACGTCTCTTTCTCTCCACTAGGGGGAGACATTTGACGTCCCGGAGGTGGTTCCCTTCCGCCTGACCCAAAACATGGTCCACGCTATGGGGCCCATGGGTACTGAGGGGCTTTTTCGACAGGCCTGTGAGGTCACATTAAGACTCATGAGAGACCAGAGAGAGCCACTCATGAGGTAGACTCCAAAAGTCCAATTCTGATTATCAAATGGTAACGTTTTTTCATACCTGTACCCATttagagtatgtagtatgttttTAACAATCAGTGTGCTTGTTTTTCATTTCCCCTTCAAGTGTGCTTAAGACCTTCCTTCATGACCCTCTGGTGGAGTGGAGCAAACAAGGCAAAGGACTATCAAAAACCCAGGCTAATGAGACAGGGGAGATAGTTAATGAAAAGGTATGTATCTTTCTTTAATTCTGCCTACAAGCAAACAGGGCAGTGTCTAACATTACCGATACATGTCATGTTTTTATAATGACGTTATGCAATCACTTAATATTCTTTATGTTTCCACATCCCTCTCTGCTAGGCTAAAACGCACGTGTGTGACATCGAGCAGCGTCTGCAAGGTGTGATAAAGAGCAGGAATAAAGTGCTGGGTCTGCCTCTGTCAATAGAGGGACACGTGCACTACCTCATCCAAGAAGCCACCGATGACAAACTGCTCTGTCAGATGTATTTGGGCTGGGGCCCGTACCTGTAGAAACACTCCCACAACTGAACTTGTATTATAGGAATACCTTCTGGACCCCAGCAATTTCTGCACTTTCGACTGTtaggttaaaaagaaaaaaagaaatttataTTCAATGTTCGTTCTGGAGTTTCCATTAGTGTTATTGAAGTTTCCTGTTTTCTGGAAACTGTCGATTCGCGTGGCTTTTCTGTACGTTCCCTTGTAATAAAGGAAGTGTTTGTTGATAATGTGCTTAAGCGTGTCTTTTAATCTCTTAACCCTCCTTAGATCTACAGAAGTAGTCGAGCAGCCAGCGCACCGATTTAATCTCCTGACTCTCCCTCTGTTTCTGTCCTGCTTTACACACCGTTGTCCAGTCGGCTCACCTTTTTGCTCATACAGTTTGTTAGGGGAACCTGAAAGAGACCGAAGAAAACAATGTGGAGTAGGCGGCATGCAATGCACTGTCTCTAAGTGAGGAATATCTTTGTTGGTCCATCATGCGTTCAAAATCTCAGAACGTCAcggtattttttattattacttttcttctttttgtcaaTGCATGGCTGCTTTTCCAACTGAGTTCGGGATAGAAGCCTTTCATGCTTGTTCCAAATTAAGGGTAGCTGTCGAGGTGAACACTGACAGGATATATCCAGATATAAccctttttcactttttttattttatttttatttttttagatgaTGCAGATGAGtaacttctattttttttttcatattcttcACCATGATAGGAATATCACAAAAGAGCTGCTATTGAAGCTTGGAAATCGTAGCCATCCCGTCAAACCACCGGTTGTTCAACTGTATTCTGCTATTTAACGTGTTGACTCGTTTAGAAGTGCAGCACTGTGCAGGTGAGGCTTTTATCCTGAAAATTCTGAACCGGAACTTAAATTTAATCTTTGAATTTCGATTAATTTTCTAGGGTCTTCGTCacggatttatttattttttttaatcattttagataattCATTGTACTGATTGACGAATGCCCCTATTGCATTTACCAGTTGTCAGTAATACCCCCCAAAATAACCTGGAAATTAACATCACCGTGAGGCAAGCGTTAGAGCAGATTAAAAGTCCGACAAGATAACGCGACGGGTGGTCATCTTCCCTGACCGACCCGCGCTCAGCCAACAAGGCAAACCAACCGAAACGGAACTAGAAAATAAGAGTTAAACTCCGGCAGGCAGGTGAAGAAATCATCATGACCGGAGGATGATTAAATGAGCCCCACAGGCAGGTGCGTCGTCCTCATGTACGCCAGGCTTAACGGTTACTAACTGGAGGGCTATGCCGAGGTCAGTTGGCTGTTGTTATCGGTCAGTTCGTTCGTTTTAGCTTTGGTTTGCTAAATCCCGCGTGGCCGTTAACGTTGGGCTGCGTCCACCGGAGAGAGCGCGCGCGACCTTGAGGAAGCAGCAATGGATCTGACGCGGTTGGCTGTGGATGCTGGCCAGTTCATCAACCGCGCTGTTCAGGTaataagacaaaaacaaaaacgaaCGCCGCATTGTTTGCTACACAATAAGGCAGCTTAGACGAATGTATTTCTCAGGTGTTCTTTAGTTAAACTGATAATACTGTGAAATTTCGCTCCAGTACACAGAAGAAAGTCTTGGCCAGGCCGAGAAGACTGAGTTGGACCCCGAGCTGGAGGAGCTCCTGGCCCGGGCAGACGCCACCAAGACTTGGACGGACCAGATAATATCCCAAACGGATGTTTTGCTGCAGCCCAGTCCAGGTGACACTAAATGTATTGATCGCTGCCCATCTCTCTAGCATTATGATTGAACACGTCGGAATAAATCTGTTCTTATCACAAAATCTCTGCACTGGCTGATCTTCTGATGAAAGAAACTTGCTGTGCATCCCAACATCTTTTTTTGGAAATTGTCGTTCCATTGTGTAGACAAATCGCTACTGGCATGTTTTATTAATCAAGGAGAGAAATAATCTCTTACAGAATCATCTCAGAGATATTTTATGAGAGCTTGCACCCAGCACATTAAATGAACTCAATAACTTTCTCCTCTACAGATAGGTCTGGAAAAAAATATGGATACTGGTATAAATTCTGttatttgaactgttttgtattACATATTCATTCCTAAGTCATATGATGAATGTGATGAATAAGTGCCACTTTAATTTTTTAGGGTGTGCTCAAAAGCACTATGCACaagtctttttttcctttgattgATTTGGCAGGTAAAAGCTCTGCAGACCAATATTTCTAAAGCTCAGTACGACAAATTTTAACGTTGAAGAGGCTTTACAACCTGTCCTTTCTCTTTAAACCATCATGTATAGGAAGTATGACAAAATCAACagataaaactttaaaaagtaaACATTTTTACCTGCTTCTGCACAATAACGGTCTATGGAAACCCCCTGAGGGGCTGTGGATCTCTACCTCCCGGGACCCATTGTTTCGGCTGAGTCTGCTCAGTCAGCCTGTACATACAAACTTATTCTATGAGCTCGTCTGTTTGCTTTGGCTGTAGTTGGCATGGGCACATGAATTTGGCTTGTTTCGATCCAGTTACGTCAGCTGACGGAGCTGTGCGTGGCTGCAGTCTGTCATCTATCGAATGAGTGGACCGTTCAGCTGGCTGCAGCATCGAGGACATATTTTCAGATTATGTCTTGTTCTATCTACAGAGGGCCTGCACAGTCATAAATGAAGTGTCATCTTTCATTGTTTCCACAGTGGGTTGAACAGTCTGTTTGGCAGTATGCGTCCTTAATGGCCCCTTCTAATCTTTATTAACTAGTAGAATAAATTCTCCGAACTATTGAAAAATGCCCCCTTGATTAACAGGAGCTCGGTTAGAGGACCGGCTGTACGAACATCTGGAGTGGAGCGCCCCACCTCGGCCGCGTGCGCAAGAGTTACTGGGAGATCAGATGACCCAGGCGGGGCTGGAGATTGGATCTAACACCCCCTACGGTGAGTGTGCGGTCTTGTGTTGTTAAGTTCCCCAATAATACCTGAATTAATCTCTGCACGGTAACGTCTTTTCCCATCTGTTCTCTGTTTTTTATGTTCAGGAACAGCACTGATCAAGTGTGGAGAGGCTCAGAAGCAGCTCGGAGAGGCAGAGAGGAAGTTTGTCCAAAGCACCAACATCCACTTTCTCACTCCCCTGCGGAGTTTCACTGAGGGCGAATACACAGCCATCCAGGTGAGACGCACACCTGCGCCACGTGCACGCCCATCatctcccttttttcttttgctctcaGTCACGCAAAGTATTTTTTGTTCGTAGAACGAACGCAAGATGTTGCTGAACAAGCGTTTGGACTTGGACGTAGCCAAGAGCAGGCTGAGGAAAGCCCACGAGGCCGACAGAGAGAACAGAGTGAGTAACGGCGGTGGTTTACCTTTCGGTGTTTTCCTCCAAACACCgtttgtgcgtttgttttgaCGATGATCGCACAATCTTACACCGCACGCTGTGTTTTCCCTCCCCACCCGCCACCTCTCTCTCGCGTCGCTTTGCCAGAACTTGAATGCAAATCCGCTGGAGGACGACTACTTGTCTCATGTCTCCTACATGTTCAGTTTCCTGCGTGTGAAATGGCTCAAGGTCAGTGGTGCCTTTAAGGGACATGGCCACGGATGCATTTGATGTTTGGTCTTGCAACtcttaatttgtttttaatgtctTCCCGACAGATCTGGGCTCAGGAAATCTCTCAGGTAACTGCATGTTAACCTTTGATTGCACACCATgctgcacatacatacatatatatatatgtatatatattagcAGTTTTAAATGTGGCTCTGTGAGTGGGACAGATgtgagtttctgctgctgcttcatttAGACTTGAGCTCATGAGGCATTCCGAGTGGGATTTTGTTTTTGCTGAGATGTAATTTTTAGATGGAAAGCAATTAATTTTAAGCATAAATTATTGACTAATAttaatggtgtgtgtgtgtgtgtgtgtgtgtgtgtgtgtgtgtgtgtgtgtgtgtgtgtgtgtgtgtgtgtgtgtgtgtgtgtgtgtgtgtgtaggcagaGATGGAGCTGAGTATCTGTCAGAGTCTCTTTGCTCGACAGTCTGAAATCACACGGCAACTTGTGGAAGGAATCAGCAATACTCACGTaagttctcacacacacacacacacacacacacacacacacacactgtaatgaAGAAAATGCGTCATTCttgaattttattttctctcaTGTTCCATGTGTTTGTTTCCGAGCCAAACGCTGTCAAGCTGCTCCATCTGTCTCATGTTTCATTTGAGTTTTGTGgctttatttctttcttcttttttattattatttccctCAGATCAACCACATGCGGAGCCTTACTGACTTTGTGGATGCTCAGGCCTCTTATTTCGCTCAGTGCAACCAACAAGCtcaggagcttgacagacagatTGCCAGGTCTGTATAGCCCCGCCCAcaactttgtgtttgttttaccTGAAAGCATTATTGAGGAATTCATATTGGGACACTGGGTCAAATCTAATTAAAAACATGTATTTACCATGCAACGtagaaaacataaaatgttgaaagtgatacATTGGCTCACCTTGAATTTGACGGTGGCCACATAGATGGATTTTGCACGTGAAACTCGGGACATTGAGTCTcatttcgaaaaaaaaaaaaggcttttgagattatttttgtttctgtgaATAAACATATTCATGTTTTATGATTTTGTTTCTCCTTGCAGCATTCCGGCTGTCCTCTGCTCCAATAACTGGCAGTCAGTAGCTTCTAATGCAGTTAATCAGCCATCAACAAGCAGCCATGTAGCTAATGAGCCTCTTGGGCTGGATCAGATCACTCCAAAGCCTGTAGTTATTCACCAGCTTCCAGACTTTGACCAGGACTCGTGGACTGTAAAGTCCCTACCC
This region of Odontesthes bonariensis isolate fOdoBon6 chromosome 17, fOdoBon6.hap1, whole genome shotgun sequence genomic DNA includes:
- the LOC142365804 gene encoding endophilin-B1-like, whose amino-acid sequence is MDLTRLAVDAGQFINRAVQYTEESLGQAEKTELDPELEELLARADATKTWTDQIISQTDVLLQPSPGARLEDRLYEHLEWSAPPRPRAQELLGDQMTQAGLEIGSNTPYGTALIKCGEAQKQLGEAERKFVQSTNIHFLTPLRSFTEGEYTAIQNERKMLLNKRLDLDVAKSRLRKAHEADRENRNLNANPLEDDYLSHVSYMFSFLRVKWLKIWAQEISQAEMELSICQSLFARQSEITRQLVEGISNTHINHMRSLTDFVDAQASYFAQCNQQAQELDRQIASIPAVLCSNNWQSVASNAVNQPSTSSHVANEPLGLDQITPKPVVIHQLPDFDQDSWTVKSLPKTELIPDRANNNNNNNFSTRSQANGQRSAVNGQSHPSQAFGPVLTSERRDELQSPGTAGRTCVTADAPEAPASASTRSVSAAAPINNGAGAATAAASPPSQPTSTQSRSPPANPAAIETRTPDDPQTTSETREQPLMNGEDVRKSSPERERVDQ